The Micromonospora krabiensis genome window below encodes:
- a CDS encoding LPXTG cell wall anchor domain-containing protein gives MTPFHRSALARAGVVALLAAGGLTAVAAPAQAAEKAQLALTPLSYQVAKGVKAAKAKPFKFRVDNLTGSVGATAVTVTVNTSGLDRSLVRVVVPDGCDKKGKTFTCVLGDLPGGTAEDFGIPVFSTGGPGDAGTLSVKIKAANAEPVEKLLHDITVAEPGYDLTAWVQDVQANVVVNGAVVDEPDLKPVRRGVTVPLDWAVYNDGSRKATGLTYGLTLPAGVSFARTPEGCDAQEFDGRHQIFCDDPGVVVEPGEYYTAEVRVKVDDDVTEPVLKFGDLFAYGLERAEGLAKEEPEVATQAQRRTFTEVDEVDNQTTFEAFVDLSAEPTPTPTPTPTPTPTPDATATPSPGATSTPGGGGGGGGDGGLPVTGVQADLIGGIGALVLLAGGALVLLSRRRRVVLVTPGDEKSTD, from the coding sequence ATGACACCGTTCCACCGCTCGGCGCTGGCACGCGCCGGCGTCGTGGCCCTGCTCGCGGCCGGCGGCCTGACCGCCGTGGCCGCCCCGGCGCAGGCCGCCGAGAAGGCTCAACTCGCCCTGACCCCGCTCAGCTACCAGGTGGCCAAGGGCGTCAAGGCGGCGAAGGCCAAGCCGTTCAAGTTCCGCGTCGACAACCTCACCGGGTCGGTCGGCGCCACGGCCGTCACGGTCACCGTCAACACCAGCGGGCTCGACCGGTCCCTGGTGCGCGTCGTGGTGCCCGACGGCTGCGACAAGAAGGGCAAGACCTTCACCTGTGTCCTGGGCGACCTGCCCGGCGGCACCGCCGAGGACTTCGGCATCCCCGTGTTCAGCACCGGCGGCCCCGGTGACGCGGGCACGCTGTCGGTGAAGATCAAGGCAGCGAACGCCGAGCCGGTGGAGAAGCTGCTCCACGACATCACGGTCGCCGAGCCGGGCTACGACCTGACCGCCTGGGTGCAGGACGTCCAGGCCAACGTCGTCGTCAACGGCGCCGTCGTCGACGAGCCCGACCTGAAGCCGGTCCGGCGCGGCGTCACGGTGCCGCTGGACTGGGCCGTCTACAACGACGGCAGCCGCAAGGCCACCGGTCTCACCTACGGTTTGACCCTGCCGGCCGGCGTCAGCTTCGCGCGGACGCCGGAGGGCTGCGACGCGCAGGAGTTCGACGGCCGGCACCAGATCTTCTGCGACGACCCCGGCGTGGTCGTGGAGCCGGGCGAGTACTACACCGCCGAGGTGCGGGTGAAGGTCGACGACGACGTCACCGAGCCGGTGCTCAAGTTCGGCGACCTGTTCGCGTACGGGCTGGAGCGCGCCGAGGGCCTCGCGAAGGAGGAGCCGGAGGTGGCGACCCAGGCACAGCGCCGCACCTTCACCGAGGTCGACGAGGTCGACAACCAGACCACGTTCGAGGCGTTCGTGGACCTGTCGGCCGAGCCCACCCCGACGCCCACCCCCACACCTACGCCGACTCCCACTCCGGACGCCACGGCGACGCCGAGTCCCGGTGCCACGTCGACCCCCGGCGGCGGTGGCGGTGGTGGCGGCGACGGTGGCCTGCCGGTGACCGGTGTGCAGGCGGACCTGATCGGCGGGATCGGCGCGCTCGTCCTGCTGGCCGGCGGCGCGCTGGTGCTGCTCTCCCGGCGGCGCCGGGTCGTGCTGGTGACCCCGGGCGACGAGAAGTCGACCGACTGA